Proteins encoded in a region of the Nocardia asteroides genome:
- a CDS encoding CsbD family protein, protein MGTVDKAKNKAEKVAGQAKEKLGEATGDRGKRDEGRTDKTKSDLKDAGEKVKDAFRR, encoded by the coding sequence ATGGGCACAGTCGACAAAGCGAAGAACAAGGCCGAGAAAGTCGCAGGCCAGGCCAAGGAGAAGCTCGGCGAGGCGACGGGCGACCGTGGGAAGCGGGACGAAGGCCGCACCGACAAGACCAAGTCGGATCTGAAGGACGCCGGGGAAAAGGTCAAGGACGCCTTCCGGCGCTGA
- a CDS encoding OsmC family protein has product MTTDVSTPLNDIADATARAVADDPANALVVFRASGVPEGTVGSAITLGKHTVRVDEPPALGGADTAPNPVEVYLASLIACQVVTYRFWAQRLGITIDELAVSAEGDLDVRGFFGLDEAVRAGFQAVRVTVRVSGPDTEQRYAELQQTVDALCPVLDLTTGRTAVDTTLITD; this is encoded by the coding sequence ATGACAACTGATGTGAGCACCCCGCTCAACGACATCGCCGACGCGACGGCCAGGGCCGTCGCGGATGACCCGGCGAACGCTCTGGTGGTGTTCCGTGCCTCCGGGGTCCCGGAGGGTACGGTGGGCAGCGCGATCACTCTCGGCAAGCACACCGTTCGCGTGGACGAGCCGCCCGCGCTCGGCGGCGCGGACACCGCGCCCAACCCGGTCGAGGTGTACCTGGCGTCTCTCATCGCGTGTCAAGTGGTGACCTACCGGTTCTGGGCCCAGCGCCTCGGCATCACGATCGATGAACTCGCCGTCAGCGCCGAAGGCGATCTCGACGTGCGCGGGTTCTTCGGCTTGGACGAGGCCGTCCGCGCCGGGTTCCAAGCGGTGCGGGTGACCGTGCGCGTCAGCGGCCCCGACACCGAGCAGCGTTATGCCGAACTCCAGCAGACCGTCGACGCACTCTGCCCGGTGCTCGACCTCACCACCGGACGCACCGCGGTCGACACCACCCTGATCACCGATTAG
- a CDS encoding RNA polymerase sigma factor SigF encodes MGSDSNQFTPKRKSRGDSYDNIEPLFAELAALAPDDPRREALRAEVIERCLPLAEHIARKFSGRGESFEDLLQIARVGMLAAVDRFDPGHGATFLSFAVPTIMGEVRRHFRDYAWSVRVPRRLKEIQSTIGPTVEVLSQRLGRMPRAREIAEELGADLNEVTQALIARNAYQTSSIDAASDTDDAESGGPSLLDSLGAEDPDFGTVENYLAVKPLLAALPEREKQVLVMRFFDSMSQEQIAQRIGCSQMQVSRILSKTLKSLREQALRD; translated from the coding sequence ATGGGTAGCGATTCGAATCAGTTCACTCCCAAACGCAAATCGCGGGGCGACAGCTACGACAATATCGAGCCACTCTTCGCCGAATTGGCCGCACTGGCGCCGGACGACCCGCGCCGGGAAGCCCTGCGCGCCGAGGTGATCGAGCGCTGCCTGCCCCTGGCCGAGCACATCGCGCGCAAGTTCAGCGGGCGCGGCGAGAGTTTCGAGGACCTACTGCAGATCGCGCGGGTGGGCATGCTCGCCGCCGTCGACCGCTTCGATCCCGGACACGGCGCGACGTTCCTGTCGTTCGCGGTGCCGACGATCATGGGCGAAGTACGCAGGCATTTCCGCGACTACGCCTGGTCGGTGCGGGTCCCGCGGCGGCTCAAGGAGATCCAGTCCACCATCGGTCCCACGGTGGAGGTCCTGTCGCAGCGGCTGGGCCGGATGCCCCGGGCCAGGGAGATCGCCGAGGAACTGGGCGCGGACCTGAACGAGGTCACCCAGGCGCTCATCGCGCGCAACGCCTATCAGACCTCCTCGATCGACGCCGCCTCCGACACCGACGACGCGGAGTCCGGCGGTCCCTCCCTGCTGGACTCGCTCGGCGCCGAGGATCCGGACTTCGGCACCGTGGAGAACTACTTGGCGGTGAAGCCGCTGCTGGCGGCGTTGCCCGAGCGGGAGAAGCAGGTTCTGGTGATGCGCTTCTTCGATTCGATGTCCCAGGAGCAGATCGCCCAGCGGATCGGCTGTTCGCAGATGCAGGTCTCACGCATTCTGTCGAAGACCTTGAAGTCGCTGCGCGAACAGGCTCTCCGGGACTGA
- a CDS encoding MarR family winged helix-turn-helix transcriptional regulator, with amino-acid sequence MERDAPLTGEPNTGGTDRDELETDIAADIRALSAISEQIGQVFARSNQLRTNDFRALMHVATAELEGAPLTAGGLGKLMGISSSAVTYLVERMIDSGHLRRAADPTDRRRVILHYDEHGMDVARGFFTPLGRQSRAAMAELPDADLRAAHRVLVAVVRAMREYHDDLTGE; translated from the coding sequence GTGGAAAGGGATGCGCCGTTGACCGGAGAGCCAAACACGGGCGGGACGGACCGTGACGAACTGGAAACCGACATCGCCGCCGACATCCGCGCCCTCAGCGCGATCTCCGAACAGATCGGGCAGGTTTTCGCACGGTCCAACCAGCTGCGGACCAATGACTTTCGCGCGCTGATGCACGTCGCGACCGCCGAACTCGAGGGCGCGCCGCTGACTGCGGGCGGCTTGGGCAAGTTGATGGGAATCTCCTCATCCGCGGTGACCTATCTGGTCGAGCGCATGATCGACTCCGGTCACCTGCGCCGCGCCGCCGACCCGACCGATCGCAGGCGGGTCATCCTGCACTACGACGAGCACGGCATGGACGTGGCCCGCGGCTTCTTCACACCGCTCGGACGGCAGAGCCGCGCCGCGATGGCCGAACTGCCCGACGCCGACCTACGCGCGGCGCACCGCGTGCTGGTCGCCGTCGTCCGGGCGATGCGTGAATATCACGACGACCTGACCGGCGAGTGA
- a CDS encoding MMPL family transporter codes for MSVWDRYASVVTARTSWVLLLVLAAASIGLIGAVGENEAAGQAPTALPSTAESARVEQALEEFPDAGTTAAIIVVTRADGAELTEDDRDATAAAVTRASGRAPGPGELLAAPDRKAAIGQVPVSADLNGFALTDRVGEIRAAARDGLPAGLILQVTGGPAFGADIADSFSGANVTLLAVTAVVVAVLLIATYRSPVLWLVPLTVVGVADRVATSAGTALARLTPLTFDGSTSGVTSVLVFGAGTNYALLLVSRYRDELHRESDHRAALRQAVRRAGPAILASNVTVVAALLVLLLASVPSTRSLGVMAALGLLVAVVFVLLALPAALALCGRNVFWPFVPRADDRDTADEGIWHAIAARVVRRPALVAGSAIAVLAVCATGLLTAQVGLSQTEQFRVRAESVEGFDALAQHFPSGSSDPAIVLARSEASPAVEEAFRRTEGVVLTWQSGTSPTGLTRWSVVIDAPPSSARAFDTIEALRASLARAPGADALVGGTDAQALDVQDAASRDREVIIPLILVVVLVVLLVLLRAVPAAVLLVAVTVLSALAALGLGSWMSEHVFGFPALDISVPLFAFLFLVALGVDYTIFLVTRAREETPRHGTTCGMVRAVAVTGAVITSAGIVLAAVFCVLGVLPLITLTQVGIVVGLGILLDTFVVRTVVIPALFSLIGRKIWWPSELRLVEEERPVGGQESG; via the coding sequence GTGAGCGTTTGGGATCGCTATGCGTCGGTGGTGACCGCCCGGACATCGTGGGTACTGCTTCTCGTGCTCGCCGCGGCCTCGATAGGCCTGATCGGTGCGGTCGGGGAGAACGAGGCCGCCGGGCAGGCTCCCACCGCGCTGCCGTCGACGGCGGAGTCCGCCCGGGTCGAGCAGGCGCTGGAAGAGTTCCCGGACGCGGGGACGACCGCCGCGATCATCGTGGTCACCCGTGCCGACGGCGCCGAGCTGACCGAAGACGACCGCGACGCCACCGCAGCGGCGGTGACCCGCGCGTCGGGACGCGCGCCCGGCCCGGGCGAGCTGCTCGCCGCGCCGGATCGGAAGGCGGCGATCGGACAGGTGCCCGTGAGCGCCGACCTCAACGGATTCGCGCTGACCGACCGCGTCGGGGAGATCCGTGCGGCGGCGCGGGACGGCTTGCCCGCCGGGTTGATCCTGCAGGTGACGGGTGGTCCGGCGTTCGGAGCCGACATCGCGGACTCGTTCTCCGGAGCCAACGTCACCCTGCTGGCGGTGACCGCGGTGGTCGTCGCGGTGTTGCTGATCGCGACGTATCGCTCCCCGGTGCTGTGGCTGGTGCCGCTGACGGTGGTCGGCGTGGCCGACCGGGTGGCCACCAGTGCCGGAACCGCCCTGGCCCGTTTGACGCCGCTGACCTTCGACGGCTCGACGTCCGGCGTCACCAGCGTGCTGGTGTTCGGTGCGGGCACCAACTACGCGCTGTTGCTGGTGTCGCGCTATCGCGACGAACTGCACCGGGAGTCCGACCATCGCGCGGCGTTGCGGCAGGCGGTGCGGCGCGCCGGGCCCGCGATCCTGGCGAGCAACGTGACGGTGGTCGCCGCACTGCTCGTGCTGCTGCTGGCTTCGGTGCCCAGTACCCGCAGTCTGGGTGTGATGGCCGCGCTCGGGTTGCTGGTGGCCGTGGTGTTCGTCCTGCTCGCGCTGCCTGCCGCGCTCGCGCTGTGCGGGCGCAACGTGTTCTGGCCCTTCGTGCCGCGGGCCGACGACCGGGACACGGCCGACGAGGGAATCTGGCACGCCATCGCCGCGCGCGTGGTGCGCAGGCCCGCGCTGGTCGCCGGGAGTGCGATCGCGGTGCTCGCGGTCTGCGCGACCGGGTTGCTGACGGCGCAGGTGGGGCTCTCGCAGACCGAACAATTCCGGGTCCGCGCGGAGTCGGTGGAGGGATTCGACGCCCTCGCGCAGCACTTCCCGTCCGGTTCTTCCGATCCCGCGATCGTGCTCGCGCGCAGCGAGGCGTCGCCCGCGGTGGAGGAGGCGTTCCGCCGCACCGAGGGCGTGGTGCTGACGTGGCAGTCGGGTACTTCCCCGACCGGGCTGACGCGGTGGTCCGTGGTGATCGACGCGCCACCGTCGTCCGCACGTGCCTTCGACACGATCGAGGCGCTACGCGCGTCGCTCGCGCGGGCTCCCGGAGCCGACGCGCTGGTCGGCGGCACCGATGCGCAAGCGCTGGACGTGCAGGATGCCGCGAGCCGGGACCGTGAGGTGATCATCCCGCTCATCCTCGTCGTCGTGCTCGTGGTGCTGCTGGTGCTGCTGCGCGCGGTGCCCGCGGCGGTGCTGCTGGTCGCGGTCACGGTGTTGAGCGCGCTGGCCGCGCTCGGCCTGGGCAGCTGGATGAGCGAGCACGTGTTCGGATTCCCGGCGCTGGACATCAGTGTGCCGCTGTTCGCGTTCCTGTTCCTGGTCGCGCTCGGCGTCGACTACACGATCTTCCTCGTCACCCGGGCACGGGAGGAGACACCGCGACACGGCACCACATGCGGCATGGTGCGGGCGGTGGCGGTGACCGGCGCGGTGATCACCAGCGCGGGCATCGTGCTGGCCGCGGTGTTCTGTGTGCTCGGCGTGCTGCCGCTGATCACCCTCACCCAGGTCGGCATCGTGGTCGGCCTCGGTATCCTGCTCGACACGTTCGTCGTGCGCACGGTGGTGATTCCGGCGCTGTTCAGCCTGATCGGGCGCAAGATCTGGTGGCCGAGCGAACTGCGCCTCGTCGAGGAGGAGCGGCCGGTCGGCGGACAGGAGAGCGGATGA
- a CDS encoding bifunctional o-acetylhomoserine/o-acetylserine sulfhydrylase produces the protein MTEPDLSQNWSFETKQIHVGQIPDGTTNARALPIYQTTSYTFRDTAHAAALFGLAEPGNIYTRIMNPTQDAVEQRVAALEGGVAALLLASGQAAETFAILNIAGAGDHIVSSPRLYGGTYNLFHYSLPKLGIEVSFVDDPDDLEQWRAAIRPNTKALYGETISNPQNHILDIPGIAQVARDSGVPLIVDNTVATPYLIQPLAHGADIVVHSATKYLGGHGAAIAGVIVDGGKFDWTGGRFPGFTEPDPSYHGVVYADLGAPAYALKARLQLLRDLGSAVSPFNAFLISQGLETLSLRIERHVQNAQAVAEFLDTRSEVTSVSYAGLPSSPWYERGRSLAPKGAGAVIGFELAGGVDAGKRFVEALRLHSHVANIGDVRSLVIHPASTTHSQLTPEEQLAAGVTPGLVRLAVGIEGIDDILADLRAGFDAVNS, from the coding sequence ATGACCGAACCCGACCTGTCCCAGAACTGGAGCTTCGAGACCAAGCAGATCCACGTCGGACAGATTCCGGACGGCACGACCAACGCCCGCGCGCTCCCGATCTACCAGACCACCTCCTACACCTTCCGCGACACCGCGCACGCGGCGGCGCTGTTCGGTCTGGCGGAGCCGGGCAACATCTACACCCGGATCATGAACCCCACCCAGGACGCGGTGGAGCAGCGCGTCGCGGCACTCGAAGGCGGCGTCGCCGCCCTGCTGCTGGCCTCCGGGCAGGCCGCGGAGACCTTCGCGATCCTCAACATCGCCGGAGCGGGCGACCACATCGTCTCCAGCCCCCGGCTCTACGGCGGCACCTACAACCTCTTCCACTACTCGCTGCCCAAACTCGGCATCGAGGTCTCCTTCGTGGATGACCCCGACGACCTCGAGCAGTGGCGGGCCGCCATCCGTCCGAACACCAAGGCGCTCTACGGCGAGACGATCTCCAACCCGCAGAACCACATCCTCGACATCCCCGGTATCGCGCAGGTCGCCCGCGACAGCGGCGTGCCGCTGATCGTGGACAACACCGTCGCCACGCCGTACCTGATCCAGCCGCTGGCTCACGGCGCCGACATCGTCGTACACTCGGCCACCAAGTACCTCGGCGGACACGGCGCGGCCATCGCGGGCGTGATCGTCGACGGCGGCAAGTTCGACTGGACCGGTGGCCGGTTCCCCGGCTTCACCGAACCCGACCCGAGCTACCACGGTGTGGTGTACGCCGATCTCGGCGCGCCCGCCTACGCGCTCAAGGCGCGCCTGCAACTGCTGCGCGACCTCGGCTCGGCGGTCTCGCCGTTCAACGCGTTCCTGATCAGCCAGGGCCTGGAGACGCTGAGCCTGCGGATCGAGCGGCATGTGCAGAACGCGCAGGCGGTGGCCGAATTCCTCGACACCCGTTCCGAAGTCACCTCGGTGTCCTACGCGGGCCTGCCGTCGTCGCCGTGGTACGAGCGGGGCCGCAGCCTCGCGCCCAAGGGCGCGGGCGCGGTGATCGGCTTCGAGCTGGCCGGCGGCGTCGACGCGGGCAAGCGGTTCGTCGAGGCGCTGCGACTGCACAGCCACGTCGCCAATATCGGCGACGTGCGCTCGCTGGTGATCCACCCGGCTTCCACCACCCACTCGCAGCTGACGCCGGAAGAGCAGCTGGCCGCGGGCGTGACGCCCGGCCTGGTCCGGCTCGCGGTCGGCATCGAGGGTATCGATGACATCCTCGCCGACCTGCGCGCGGGATTCGACGCCGTGAATTCTTGA
- a CDS encoding DUF1254 domain-containing protein, which yields MDDRTGGESGVSRRTALGIAAASVVAAGLAACGGDDEDRAPGSVPEDAATIAKDAYVFGYPLVLMDVTREAAEGATPANRFQHATALPSPAQRDVVRLDRDSLRSTAWLDVTAEPMVLSVPAMDSGRFWLVQVLDAWTNNVHNPSQARPQARSATAPYSYVVTGPGWSGTLPGGLTPLPMPTPTVWLIVRIQVDGENDLPVVRSLQQELRLVPLSAWIAGGEPPAPAAPPRQASVQPPPEWVAEMDAGVFFDRMCALLSINPPAPEDAPAMRRFAEIGIRPGGAVEGLSEGDLSAAIDTAKQQIPVYLGARTVNENGWLIDPLVGRFGTDYMLRAAIAQIALGASLAENAFYPTLFASTDAGGGAGRFRLHFAPGQLPPVDDFWSLTAYGADSYLVPNPAGIYAVGHPAPVVLNPDGSSDIALQYSDPGPGVPAGNWLPIPESGQFSLTLRMYAPKAEAIQGRWRPPPLLTVF from the coding sequence ATGGACGACAGGACCGGCGGCGAGTCCGGGGTCTCGCGGCGCACGGCGCTCGGTATCGCGGCGGCATCGGTGGTCGCGGCCGGGTTGGCGGCGTGTGGGGGTGACGACGAAGACCGCGCCCCGGGCTCCGTCCCTGAGGACGCCGCCACGATCGCCAAGGACGCCTACGTCTTCGGGTATCCGCTCGTCCTGATGGACGTCACGCGCGAGGCGGCGGAGGGGGCCACGCCCGCCAACCGGTTCCAGCACGCGACGGCGTTGCCCAGCCCGGCACAACGCGACGTCGTGCGACTGGACCGGGATTCGCTGCGTTCGACCGCTTGGCTGGATGTGACGGCCGAGCCGATGGTGCTGAGCGTTCCCGCGATGGACAGTGGCCGGTTCTGGCTCGTGCAAGTGCTGGATGCCTGGACGAACAACGTGCACAATCCGAGCCAGGCGCGGCCGCAGGCGAGATCGGCCACTGCGCCGTATTCCTATGTGGTGACCGGTCCGGGATGGTCGGGCACGTTGCCGGGCGGTCTTACGCCGTTGCCGATGCCGACGCCGACGGTGTGGCTGATCGTCCGGATCCAGGTCGACGGGGAGAACGATTTGCCGGTTGTCCGCTCGTTGCAGCAGGAATTGCGGCTGGTTCCGTTGAGTGCGTGGATCGCGGGCGGCGAGCCGCCGGCTCCCGCCGCTCCGCCGCGGCAGGCGAGTGTACAGCCGCCGCCCGAATGGGTCGCGGAGATGGACGCGGGAGTGTTCTTCGATCGGATGTGCGCGCTGTTGTCGATCAACCCGCCCGCTCCCGAGGACGCCCCCGCCATGCGGCGCTTCGCGGAGATCGGTATCCGGCCCGGCGGCGCGGTCGAGGGTCTGTCGGAAGGCGATCTCTCGGCCGCGATCGACACCGCCAAACAGCAGATTCCGGTGTATCTGGGCGCCCGCACGGTCAACGAGAACGGTTGGCTCATCGATCCCCTCGTCGGGCGCTTCGGCACCGACTACATGCTGCGCGCCGCCATCGCGCAGATCGCGCTCGGCGCCAGTCTGGCCGAGAACGCCTTCTATCCGACGCTGTTCGCGTCGACCGACGCGGGCGGCGGCGCGGGCCGATTCCGGCTGCATTTCGCGCCCGGCCAACTGCCGCCCGTCGACGACTTCTGGTCGTTGACCGCCTATGGCGCCGACAGCTACCTGGTGCCCAATCCGGCCGGGATCTACGCGGTGGGCCACCCGGCGCCGGTGGTGCTCAATCCCGACGGGTCCTCCGATATCGCGTTGCAGTACAGCGACCCGGGGCCGGGTGTGCCCGCCGGGAACTGGTTACCCATCCCGGAATCCGGCCAGTTCTCGCTGACCCTGCGCATGTACGCGCCCAAGGCGGAGGCGATCCAGGGACGGTGGCGTCCACCGCCGCTGCTGACGGTGTTCTGA
- a CDS encoding SDR family oxidoreductase: protein MFGATGYIGGRLVPELLRAGHTVRVLARTPGKLADAPWRERIEVLAGDVTSAADVRAALSGQDVLYYLVHSLTRADFDTVDREAATLVAAEAAHAGLTRIVYLGGIVPDEQRLSRHLASRSEVGEILRAGSVPALVLRAAVIIGSGSASFEMLRYLTERLPMMVTPRWVRNRIQPIAVRDVLYYLAEAATLPEGAGGAFDIGGPDVLTYVRMMRDYAEVAQLPRRLIVPVPVLTPWLSAQWVNLVTPVPRAIAVPLMESLINDVVCRDHAIAELIPDPPGGPTGYRRAVTLALEKIRDLDVPTRWSDADPPGEPSDPLPTDPEWSGGSLYRDVRERHTDADPATLWRVIEAIGGEHGWYSFPLAWSLRGWMDRLAGGVGLGRGRRDPHRLHEGEALDWWRVERLERPRLLRLRAEMRVPGRAWLELSVEPDGPGATYRQRALFEPRGLAGHLYWKSIAPFHAVIFGGMARNITGAAESSRTG from the coding sequence GTGTTCGGTGCGACGGGCTACATCGGCGGACGGCTGGTGCCGGAGCTGCTGCGCGCCGGTCATACGGTTCGGGTGCTGGCGCGCACACCGGGCAAGCTCGCCGATGCTCCCTGGCGCGAGCGCATCGAGGTGCTGGCCGGTGACGTGACGTCCGCCGCCGATGTGCGCGCCGCGCTTTCCGGACAGGATGTGCTGTACTACCTGGTCCATTCGCTGACGCGCGCCGACTTCGACACGGTGGACCGGGAGGCCGCCACGCTGGTCGCGGCCGAGGCGGCGCACGCTGGGCTGACCAGGATCGTCTACCTGGGCGGCATCGTCCCGGACGAGCAGCGGCTGTCGCGCCACTTGGCCTCGCGATCCGAGGTCGGCGAGATCCTGCGGGCGGGCTCGGTGCCCGCCTTGGTGCTGCGCGCCGCGGTGATCATCGGTTCCGGTTCGGCCAGTTTCGAGATGCTGCGCTACCTGACCGAGCGTTTGCCGATGATGGTCACACCGCGTTGGGTACGCAACAGGATCCAGCCGATCGCGGTGCGTGACGTGCTCTACTACCTGGCCGAGGCGGCGACGCTGCCCGAAGGCGCCGGCGGCGCGTTCGACATCGGCGGTCCCGACGTGCTGACCTATGTACGGATGATGCGCGACTACGCCGAAGTGGCGCAGCTGCCGCGACGGCTGATCGTGCCGGTGCCGGTACTGACGCCGTGGTTGTCGGCGCAGTGGGTGAATCTGGTGACCCCGGTGCCACGCGCCATCGCCGTGCCGCTGATGGAGTCGCTGATCAACGACGTGGTCTGCCGCGACCACGCGATCGCCGAACTCATCCCGGACCCGCCGGGCGGACCGACCGGTTACCGGCGGGCGGTGACGTTGGCGTTGGAGAAGATTCGCGACCTGGATGTGCCGACCAGGTGGTCGGATGCCGATCCGCCGGGCGAGCCCTCGGATCCGCTGCCCACCGACCCCGAATGGTCGGGTGGCTCGCTGTACCGGGATGTGCGCGAACGGCACACCGACGCCGACCCGGCGACGCTGTGGCGGGTGATCGAGGCGATCGGGGGCGAACACGGCTGGTATTCCTTCCCGCTGGCCTGGTCGCTGCGCGGCTGGATGGACCGGCTCGCGGGCGGCGTCGGTCTCGGGCGCGGCCGTCGCGATCCACACCGGCTGCACGAGGGCGAGGCGCTGGATTGGTGGCGGGTGGAGCGGCTCGAGCGACCTCGGTTGCTGCGGCTGCGCGCCGAGATGCGGGTGCCGGGCCGGGCCTGGCTGGAGCTCTCGGTCGAGCCGGACGGTCCGGGCGCCACCTACCGCCAGCGTGCCCTGTTCGAACCGCGCGGGCTGGCCGGGCATCTGTACTGGAAGTCCATCGCGCCGTTCCACGCGGTCATCTTCGGTGGGATGGCGCGCAATATCACCGGCGCCGCGGAATCGTCGCGCACGGGATGA
- a CDS encoding VWA domain-containing protein: MGAALVKGQNGALDVARVLVSVRTEAAVDVSALLVTEAGRVRSDADFVFFDQPSAPGVSLGRGTPAALSVSLGELPPDVAQLRAVLTLDDPAESFGGFPPPIATVADAAGTVLYEYRIEGLGSESVVIALELYRRQDSWKVRAVGQGYAGGFAALVTDHGVSVDDEPTRGGTASSSSTAPATTWTTPPTDVFTVPGEAQLSFDKRATLDLRKREVAKVLMDKNAFGIRARVVLVIDKTGSMTRQYRDQVVHRVVQRMIPVATQLDDDGTLEAYLYAVSFAKLPDIAVEHGGEWARTYLHLIGTHGGIDYDRLGGRNDELPIMRDIIDSLRRGDRPTLVLFFTDGGFAKKREIAALMREASLLPAFWQFVGLGRANYGLLRTLDELSDRAVDNAGFFALDDIDQVDDTQLYARLLGEFPDWLRAARAAGILR, translated from the coding sequence GTGGGCGCGGCATTGGTCAAAGGTCAGAACGGGGCATTGGACGTGGCCCGCGTGCTGGTGTCGGTGCGGACCGAGGCCGCGGTCGACGTATCGGCGCTGCTGGTGACCGAAGCGGGGCGCGTGCGATCGGACGCGGACTTCGTGTTCTTCGATCAACCGAGCGCGCCGGGCGTGTCGCTGGGGCGCGGAACGCCTGCCGCGCTGTCGGTTTCGCTCGGCGAACTGCCCCCGGACGTCGCGCAACTGCGTGCGGTGCTCACCCTCGACGATCCGGCGGAGTCCTTCGGCGGGTTCCCGCCGCCGATCGCCACGGTCGCCGACGCGGCGGGGACCGTGCTGTACGAGTACCGCATCGAGGGTTTGGGCAGTGAATCCGTGGTGATCGCGCTGGAGCTGTACCGCCGCCAGGACTCGTGGAAGGTGCGCGCGGTCGGACAAGGTTATGCGGGCGGGTTCGCCGCGCTCGTCACCGATCACGGCGTGAGCGTGGACGACGAACCAACCCGAGGGGGCACCGCATCCTCGAGCTCTACCGCGCCCGCGACCACCTGGACCACGCCGCCGACCGACGTCTTCACCGTTCCCGGCGAGGCCCAGCTTTCCTTCGACAAGCGCGCGACGCTGGACCTGCGTAAACGTGAAGTCGCGAAAGTTCTCATGGACAAGAACGCTTTCGGAATCCGCGCCCGCGTCGTGCTCGTCATCGACAAAACCGGCAGCATGACTCGGCAGTACCGCGACCAGGTCGTACATCGTGTCGTGCAGCGGATGATTCCGGTGGCCACCCAGCTCGACGACGACGGCACGCTGGAGGCGTATCTCTACGCGGTCTCATTCGCCAAGTTGCCCGATATCGCCGTCGAGCACGGTGGCGAGTGGGCGCGGACCTACCTGCATCTCATCGGAACCCACGGGGGCATCGACTACGACCGGCTCGGCGGCCGCAACGACGAACTGCCGATCATGCGCGACATCATCGACTCGCTGCGCCGAGGCGATCGCCCCACACTCGTGTTGTTCTTCACCGACGGGGGCTTCGCCAAGAAGCGCGAGATCGCGGCGCTCATGCGCGAAGCTTCGCTGCTGCCCGCCTTCTGGCAGTTCGTCGGCCTCGGCCGCGCCAACTACGGCCTGCTGCGCACCCTGGACGAGCTGTCGGACCGGGCGGTCGACAACGCGGGGTTCTTCGCCCTCGACGACATCGATCAGGTCGACGACACGCAGCTCTACGCGCGATTGCTCGGCGAGTTCCCGGACTGGCTGCGCGCGGCGCGAGCCGCGGGCATCCTGCGCTGA
- a CDS encoding AI-2E family transporter: MSERSKSHGPDKPTLRDRGDVIGVGLLWLAKWALCIVAIAAGAWVLGFLVARLWVVILPVALAIVVATVLWPPVRWLTAHGLPPAAAASIGVIGLIGVLAGVIALIVPSVVDQAPELADKSSAGVEQVRDWLQGPPLRIRDEQLDSAVDAIVSRLQSSSEQIASGVFSGVSTATSVLITLFLVLVLTFFFVKDGPRFLPWVHSVSGSRSGKHLEEVLSRVWAVLGGFIRTQALVSLIDAVLIGAGLVILGVPLALVLAVVTFLGGFVPMVGAFVAGALAVLVALVGNGFVTALIVLGIVIAVQQLEGNVLQPVLQSRTMQLHAVIVLLAVTAGGSLYGIVGAFLAVPVVAMAAVVLRYVGEQIDAATVTPPKPETEAEPAE; encoded by the coding sequence GTGAGCGAACGTAGCAAAAGCCACGGACCAGACAAGCCCACCTTGCGGGATCGCGGTGACGTCATCGGGGTGGGCCTGCTGTGGCTGGCCAAGTGGGCGCTGTGCATCGTCGCCATCGCGGCGGGCGCGTGGGTGCTGGGATTCCTGGTGGCCCGGCTGTGGGTGGTGATCTTGCCGGTGGCGCTGGCGATCGTGGTCGCCACAGTGCTGTGGCCGCCGGTCCGCTGGCTCACCGCACACGGTTTGCCGCCCGCCGCGGCCGCCTCGATCGGGGTGATCGGTTTGATCGGTGTGCTGGCCGGCGTCATCGCGCTGATCGTGCCGTCGGTCGTGGACCAGGCGCCGGAGCTGGCCGACAAGTCGAGCGCGGGCGTCGAGCAGGTGCGCGACTGGTTACAAGGTCCGCCGCTGAGAATCCGTGACGAACAACTGGATTCGGCTGTGGACGCGATCGTCTCCCGGCTGCAGTCGAGTTCTGAGCAGATCGCCAGCGGCGTGTTCAGTGGTGTGTCCACCGCGACGTCGGTGCTGATCACCCTGTTCCTGGTGCTCGTGCTGACCTTCTTCTTCGTCAAGGACGGACCGCGCTTCCTGCCCTGGGTGCACAGCGTTTCCGGAAGCCGCAGCGGCAAGCACCTGGAGGAGGTGCTCAGTCGGGTCTGGGCCGTGCTCGGCGGATTCATCCGCACCCAGGCGCTGGTCAGCCTGATCGACGCGGTGCTCATCGGCGCGGGCCTGGTCATCCTCGGGGTGCCGCTGGCGCTGGTCCTCGCGGTGGTCACCTTCCTCGGCGGATTCGTCCCCATGGTCGGCGCGTTCGTCGCGGGTGCGCTCGCGGTGCTGGTGGCGTTGGTGGGCAACGGCTTCGTGACCGCGCTGATCGTGCTCGGCATCGTCATCGCCGTGCAACAGCTGGAGGGCAATGTGCTGCAACCGGTTTTGCAGAGCCGCACTATGCAGTTGCACGCGGTCATCGTGCTGCTGGCGGTCACCGCGGGCGGCTCGCTGTACGGGATCGTCGGCGCGTTCCTGGCCGTTCCCGTCGTCGCGATGGCCGCGGTCGTCCTGCGCTACGTCGGCGAGCAGATCGACGCGGCCACCGTGACACCGCCGAAACCGGAGACCGAGGCCGAGCCCGCGGAGTGA